One stretch of Natronobacterium gregoryi SP2 DNA includes these proteins:
- a CDS encoding DEAD/DEAH box helicase: MSKQVQQVDTIFCHETGDDYLTIVERDGERLFRAKLGLSETSAGPRPAKFRLKQGSTEEPRQPDEFVELARRAKRIRISEQTSQSAREELMEMFSGYQLENKAKAVRTCRYCASAGRYSPITTETAVKDDQDWICQDCARQELERQLTYSSGGEVTGTAKERLEELMLEVQDLQRIVNLLQGQLDPDLTKFDTISATTDEVDPVRVDSLNLHPGLQNLLEDRFETLLPVQSLSVENGLFDGDDQLVVSATATGKTLVGEMAGINRVLNGKGTMLFLVPLVALANQKYEDFTEEYGHLVDVSIRVGASRIADEGERFDPNADVIVGTYEGIDHALRTGKEMGDIGTVVIDEVHTLKEEGRGHRLDGLISRLKYACEQRAKRRDDYGGAQWVYLSATVGNPEQLTSALESTLIEFEERPVPIERHVTFASGQEKVRIENKLVRREFDTESSKGYRGQTIIFTNSRRRCHEISRKLEYSAAPYHAGLDYKRRKKVERQFGDQELSAVVTTAALAAGVDFPASQVIFDSLAMGIEWLSVQEFHQMLGRAGRPDYHDKGTVYVLVEPDCTYHNSMEGTEDEIAFKLLKGEMEPVMTEYDETAAIEETLANVTVGGKAAKSLNDRMLGEIPTKHAVGKLLQYDFIDGFEPTPLGRVVTEHFLDPDEAFVLLDGIRKDAHPYELVTDIELRDTDL, from the coding sequence GTGTCGAAGCAGGTCCAGCAGGTCGATACGATCTTCTGTCACGAGACGGGAGACGACTACCTCACCATCGTCGAGCGGGACGGCGAACGGCTGTTCCGGGCGAAACTCGGTCTCTCGGAGACCTCGGCCGGTCCCCGGCCCGCCAAGTTCCGGCTGAAGCAAGGTTCGACCGAAGAGCCACGCCAGCCCGACGAGTTCGTCGAACTCGCACGCCGTGCGAAGCGAATTCGAATTTCGGAACAGACCTCGCAAAGCGCACGCGAAGAACTGATGGAGATGTTCTCGGGCTATCAGCTCGAAAATAAAGCGAAAGCCGTCAGAACCTGCCGGTACTGTGCCTCTGCGGGCCGGTACTCTCCAATTACGACCGAAACCGCGGTCAAAGACGACCAAGACTGGATCTGCCAGGACTGTGCACGTCAGGAACTCGAGCGTCAACTCACCTACAGCAGCGGCGGCGAGGTGACGGGAACGGCGAAAGAACGACTCGAAGAACTAATGCTCGAGGTACAGGACCTCCAGCGGATCGTCAACCTGCTGCAGGGACAACTCGATCCCGACCTCACGAAGTTCGATACGATTTCGGCGACGACCGACGAAGTCGACCCCGTCCGTGTGGACTCGCTGAACCTGCATCCGGGCCTGCAGAACCTACTCGAGGACCGGTTCGAGACGCTACTTCCGGTACAGAGTCTCTCGGTCGAAAACGGGCTGTTCGACGGTGACGACCAGCTCGTGGTGTCGGCGACGGCGACCGGGAAGACCCTAGTCGGTGAGATGGCCGGAATCAATCGCGTGCTCAACGGCAAGGGGACGATGCTCTTTCTCGTCCCGCTGGTCGCGCTCGCGAACCAGAAGTACGAGGACTTCACCGAGGAGTACGGTCATCTCGTCGACGTCTCTATTCGCGTCGGTGCGAGCCGGATCGCCGATGAAGGCGAACGGTTCGACCCGAACGCCGACGTCATCGTCGGCACCTACGAGGGGATCGACCACGCCCTCCGAACGGGCAAGGAGATGGGCGACATTGGGACCGTCGTCATCGACGAGGTGCACACACTCAAAGAGGAGGGTCGCGGTCACCGCCTCGACGGCCTGATTTCGCGGCTCAAGTACGCCTGCGAACAGCGAGCGAAACGACGCGACGACTACGGAGGAGCACAGTGGGTCTACCTCTCGGCGACCGTCGGCAACCCCGAACAACTGACGAGTGCACTCGAGTCGACACTCATCGAGTTCGAGGAACGTCCCGTCCCGATCGAGCGTCACGTCACCTTCGCCAGCGGTCAGGAGAAGGTCCGCATCGAGAACAAACTCGTCAGACGCGAGTTCGACACCGAGTCCTCCAAGGGCTACCGCGGGCAGACGATCATCTTCACCAACTCCCGCCGGCGGTGTCACGAGATTTCACGGAAACTCGAGTACTCCGCTGCACCGTATCACGCCGGTCTCGACTACAAGCGCCGCAAGAAGGTCGAACGACAGTTCGGCGACCAGGAACTGTCCGCTGTCGTCACCACCGCCGCGCTCGCCGCTGGCGTCGACTTTCCGGCGTCACAGGTGATCTTCGATTCGTTGGCGATGGGGATCGAGTGGCTCTCCGTCCAGGAGTTCCACCAGATGCTCGGCCGCGCGGGTCGCCCCGATTATCACGACAAAGGAACAGTGTACGTGCTGGTCGAGCCCGATTGCACCTACCACAACTCGATGGAGGGGACGGAAGACGAGATTGCGTTCAAGCTCCTCAAAGGCGAGATGGAGCCGGTAATGACCGAGTACGACGAGACAGCAGCCATCGAGGAGACACTTGCAAACGTCACGGTCGGCGGGAAAGCCGCGAAGTCGCTCAACGATCGGATGCTCGGCGAGATTCCGACCAAACACGCCGTCGGCAAACTCCTGCAGTACGACTTTATCGACGGCTT